The genomic DNA TTGTTGGTGAATAGCGCGAGCgggatggagaggaagagagaaggggggatctctcttcctcccaaTCCTCGCGCGTAGGGGTTGAGTGAGCATTATAAGTCTGTAGACACAGCTGGCATCGGTATGGGCCGACGCCCACCCCTGAAAGTTTGGTCTTGTCTTTTTTGCCCGGGGACAATGAACGACAAGACCCAAGAGTCAAGCTCCTGCATGTGGCGCACATGTTGGGGGGGACGagaccctcctctcccctcctccccgtcatCACCAAGTGATTGCCAGAAGGGCAACAAACTCGTGTAGGGTGGCTCGGTGGTGCATCTGTAGCCAAGGTTGGTTAGATGGTCCGGGCAGTCGCGCAGGGGTTCTGCAGGCCATGCCTGATCAGGCTGCTCGGCTAGAGACTCAGTCGCTTGATTCGGGCTCTCGGCCAGGGTCTTTTTGACAGCGCTGTGGAGAGGTGATTCTCGGCCGGTCGGTGAGGGCGGTGATTGGCAGGGCGGCGTGATAAGATTGATAATGGTCTGAGGATGGAGGCACAGCGCATGGAAGACGGGGGTTCGAAGGTTATCTGATGGATCAGATAAGATTGGATGGCGCTGAGTCCTGAGTTGAGAGGGGACGAGTTTTCAGCTGCTCGCCCTAACCTGTCCtgctctcccccctctcccttcccctaGCCTCCACGGGGTCGGTTCCCTGTCCTTGTTCGGCCTACAATTCCGGGTGAATGAGCTTTTGCCCATGTAGATTGCATTTGGCCGCCGTTGCCAAGAGAAGGGGACTTTTGTTGTGTCCGAGGTTGTTGTGACTTGTTGAAGGGCCAGCCATGTGAAGAAGATTTCCTCGGCGCCAACGTCGTGCTAGCTCACGCCGGATCAAGGCGACGCCGGTCTGTCCGCATGGTCGAGGGCATAGATGATTGCGTCGATGCCTTTGTGTCAGATCCACATCCTATTTACCCAAGAATGAGAAGAGGTTGAACGTTGTTGTACGGATACTAGACTTAAAGTCTGTGTTGCAGACATTGGGAACAGGGCGATTCAGGGCCGGACTCCTCGGCTTTCGGCAACGAGGAAACAGTAAAGCGGAGAGCCGACAAGGGTCATGGACACATCATGCCTGCTGGGATTTAAGCTTGTTGGTGCCCGCCTGCTGTGTAAGCGTCCATTAGTTGTTGGGTCAGTCGAAACGATGTTTTCCATTCACCAACATTGAAAGGCCTGGCTGAAGCATGACGAAACCTACCGTCCCCCGAGAGCTGCTGTTTGCTTGCCCGGTGGAAAGCTTGGTTGCTGGCACCACCTATGGCTATCTTGCTACTGCTGACGGGGGATTCGTTCGCTCTTTTTTTGTCGGAACTCATATTGGACGAGCAATGTTGACTGCTGTTATTGTTGATGGCTGTCGATGTTGGTGGTGTGATGGATGTCAGTCAAGGACAGGAGGCATGGGAAGTGAACCGCCATGACCGAGAATAGAGAATGCGGCCCAGTGAAGATGCGGCCAGTTGTGTGGCTGGTGATGTGGTTGGTGGTGTGGCAGAATGTGGCTTGTTGTGGCTGAGCTGCCCTTCCAGCCACACATGACGGCAGCATCAATTGGCGTTCCGGTATTACCTGATTCTTCCACTCCGGACTGTTCCGTCCCTTTAAGCGAGCCGGCGATTGCACGTAATTACCGCGGTAAGTGACTTAAGTGACTGCAACCGTACCCGtcaggtacctacctacctgtatgcgtgcctacctacctacctacatacctaggtacacGCCTACCTCACCCGGGCCGATAACGCAGTTGGCAATTGACCTGACAGACTGACTTCACCACACCACCCTAAAGGAAAATGGGAGTCCACAGTCACAGTCATAGTCAGGTAGTCGCAGCAGTGGAGCCCGGCCGTCCGACCCCGCCAACGCAAAACCTGCCCCTCCATGGGAATTTTTAAAACCCCGCGTCTTTCCCTTCTGAATTGTTTTGTGAGACTATCGCAGACCGACGTTGCGATCGCAGCAACCCATACTTTGGACAATTTCGCTTGCAAGACAATACCGCTTGTTGCTATACACATAAAACACCCAACCAGGAACGCTACTACGAGACGCCATGGCCACGATTGACATCGTTCTCGGCGCCCAGTGGGGGTAAGCTGCCATTCTTCTCGCGGCACAACTCAACTCTCAAATCCCAGCCTTCTTGCTCTACCTACCTATTgttcccttttcttctccttgtccctctccttctccttgttcCGGTTCTTctctgcttcttctgcctctCCAGTCCCTTTGGTCTCTTCAGCCGTCACCCCTTCCATATCCAATGTTGTCCCTCTCTGCCTCCCTATCCTATTTGTTCCCTacccccatccatcccaacTCCCCCAgccagcagggcggcggtCACGTCAGGGAAAATTCCGAGGGTGTATACATGTGGGGGATCTTGCATGTGTATATGCCCGCTGCGGTCGCGTCTTCTGCATGACGCGCGCTGCCCTGCTGCATCATCAACTACGACGGCATTCATCGACTAACACGTGGCGCAACAACAGTGACGAGGGCAAGGGAAAGCTGGTTGATGTGTAAGCTCGCCCTTGGTGCCCTCATCTCGTATCGTCGCAATGACCCTCTAACGCGCCTCCTCTCCCCGGTTGCAGCCTCGGACAAGACGCGCAGATTTGCGCCAGAGCTCAGGTTGGGAATGCGGTACCTTGTGGTTAATCGATGGCATGCTGATGGCCCTAGGGCGGACACAATGGTAGGAGTCGCTCCAAAACTCCTAGAGACCAACCCGAAGACAAGGGATTCTAACCCGACTGCTTTCCAGCCGGTCACACCGTCATCGCCAATGGTGTCAGCTACGACTTCCGTGAGTCCCTCTAGTCTCCTCCGATCAATGTCGTTGCGCcgctttctctccctcctcctcatgcTGACCGCTGTTgttgctctctctctctctctccagaCCTTCTCCCCTCCGGTCTCCTGCACCAGGAGTGCATAAGTCTCATCGGatccggcgccgtcgtccacgtGCCGACCTTCTTCAAGGAGATGGCCGACCTCGAAGCCAAGGGCCTCAAGAACATCCGCGAGCGTCTCCTCGTGTCGGACCGCTGCCACATCATCACCGACTGCCATATCCAGGTCGACGGGttggaggagcaggagctgGGCGGTAACAGCATCGGCACCACCAAGCGCGGCATCGGCCCAACCTACAGCACCATGGCCGCCCGCAACGGCATCACCATCAGCGAGATgttcgacgaggaggtctTTGCGCGCAAGCTTCGCCAGCTCGCCCAGGGTTTCAAGAAGCGCTtcggcgacctcctcgtctaCGATGTCGAGGATGAGATCACCCGCTTCAAGCAGTACAGAGAGGACCTTCGCGTATGTCTGGCCGGTCGCACGTCAACGACTTTGTGGACTCATCACTAACACGCGCGCACATACAGACTTTTgttgtcgacgccgtccccatcatcgccgaTGCCCAGAAGAATGGCAACAAgatcctcgtcgagggcgcaCAGGCTGTCATGCTCGACCTGAGTACGCCGGCACGATGCTCTGTTTACGTGCGACATATTGCTGACACTTGACCCACAGACTTCGGAACGTACCCCTACGTTACATCATCTAACACTGGCCTCGGCGGTGTTTTCACTGGTGTaagccctccccccctccccatgaTGGTCTCGTGCTCCCTGATCCGCTCCTGACAATGTTCGCAGCTTGGCCTCAACCCCAAGAAGATCAACAACATCGTCGGTGTCGTCAAGAGCTACACGAcccgcgtcggcggcggtggcttcCCCACCGAGCTGCTCaacgagacgggcgagaagCTCCAGAAGATCGGCCACGAGATCGGCGTGTCGACGGGCCGCTCCCGCCGGTGCGGCTGGCTCGACCTGGTCGTGATCAAGTACTCGACGGACCTGAACCACTACACGGCGCTTAACCTTACCAagctcgacatcctcgactCGTTCCCGACCATCAAGGTGGCGGTTGCGTACAAGAACAAGCACACGGGCGAGCAGTTTGCGTCCTTCCCCGCGGACCTCAAGGCactcgaggatgccgaggtgGTCTACGAGGAGTTCGAGGGCTGGAACACGCCCACGACGGGCGCCAAGACGTTCTACGACCTGCCCAAGCAGGCCCGCGCGTACGTCGAGTTCATCGAGAAGTTTgtcggcgtcaaggtcgtctGGATCGGCACTGGCCCCAAAAGAGAGGACCTTATCTTCCGCGGGTACTAGCCGGCTATTTGCCGTTATTAAAAGGGCTGTAAAGGAGGGATGACGACCGGACGTCGCAGTAAAAACGACGGCGGTGACGCTCGGTGCTATTATTGATAGAATTTCGATGTAAACCAGAAAACAATAGACGACACATAAGACATGGCCTCGTTGAAGCTGAGCTCTCCCAATTCCAGTCTCATTACCCTAATCGTGAGTGTCAACTAAAACTCACTCACCACCGATCATGGTCGCCATTCGACATCTCAATACCTCCCAAGCCACAACGACTTCCACTCAACAACGTCAGCGTGGACGCAAACGTATGTATGACTCTTTGCTCCGCGGGGGCCAAGTCCGGGGGGGCACACACTGGAGCCTCGTCGCGACCAGCGGGGCCGAGGAGATGGGGGCCTTCTcattcctcctcctcccctccaacAGTCAGTCCACTCACGGATCCCCGAcatcggggggggggggctgagGCATTTAgcgtcccccccccccggagCCGTCGAAGATAGCCGGAGGAGCAAAATTTTCCAATATGGAGTGGAGTGATTGAGCCCCCTGCTGGATTACACGTGATTGGCCAACGGGAGCTCACAGACCAAGTCAGAGCATATTCGCGAGTCTCAACAGCGTTCCACCCTGCCTCTAACCAAGAGAATATGGTTTGCAAACTCAGGATCCGAGATCACAGACGAGTATCCCAGGTACTCTGAATTGTCTGGCCGGTTGGCCCAATGGCAAGGCGTCTGACTACGACATACCGTGGAATCAGGAGATTGTGGGTTCGACCCCCATGCTGGTCAAAATCTTTTGCCGTTCGGGGGTACTGTCAGTTGGCAACTAACGTCTTTCCTTTTTACACGCTGAGGATTTCTATCCGTTCTCCTCCTGCCTTTCATTTTCTGCCCTGCTGAACATTTGTCTGGCTAGCTAGCTTCCTTGTTGCCGACGTTTTGTGTGTCACTAAGCTTCTGATTTGTGTGATACTGTGACTCGGGAGCAGCGCATTTTTTTCCCTCGTTGCTCGTCTCGAGTTTGAGTAAGGGTCGGGTGCAAAGTCCGGGATAATGGAGTTCTGGGATCTTTTCAACTGCCATTTTCGCTCTGGGCGGCCTGCTTCAGTGACATGCGGAATCTAAGATGTGTTGTCAGGGTCAAATCAGAGAAGCGGCCGTCATTCAAAGCCGAAACAATAGGCCGGAGTCATACCCTGCCCGCGGCACCGAGAACCGGACCCCCGCCGGTCGGAACCACCCGGCATTGCCCCGTGGAGGATCGGGACGTTAACCGGGATGCGCCTTCATGCACCTCCCTCCACAAGCGTCATGTTTCGGGGCGATCGGGGCCTCGTATCCGTGCTTTTACGGTTTGTATCATGGTCACGGGTCATTCAAGCATGTGATGTTGCCTGACGCGAGATACAATTACAGCATACTTATCATTAACACCATCCTTTTGTTACATAGATATCAAAAGCGGCATCACGCCATGACCCGGTAGACGGGAtactcgtcgccgacgctgACCGGGAGCACGTTGAACGTGGCGTACGAGTCGATGCCCTCGGGCTCCAGCGTCACGAACGCGTGCGCCGCGTTCTTCTGCCTCGTGCTGACCCAGAACCCGCCGGCCGGGATGCGGACCTCCTTGCGGACCGTCCCCGTCGTGACCGTCGTGCGCGCGACGCCCTCGTACTTGGCGCCCGCGACCGCCGCGCCCGTGACGTTGaaggcctcgacctcgccgcggaAGTCGGCCCGCAGCGTCTGCACCTCGACCCCGGCGACACGCAGGcgctcggcgacgtcggcccACGCGCGCGAGAAGACGTAGGCCTCGGGCCGGGTCCGCGTCAGGTTCGCCACCACGGGCGTCGTGTTGAGGAACTGCACCgggacgtcgacgagcgcgcccgtcgtcgcctcgATGAACTGCCACGTGATGTTGGTCGGCCGCGCCGACtcggtgacgacgatgtcCTCCGTGCTGGCGATGAAGTCGGCGCGCGCCCCCTCGACCGTGGCGTACACCTCCTCGGCCCGGTCGGCGGCCGTCTGGACGATGGTCTCGACCATGGTCAGCCCCGCGGCGACCCGGCGCTGCCAGTGCTGGTCCGCCAGCCCGATGCCGCGCGTCTCGGTGAGGAACATGATGGCCTGGCTGAGCGCGACGGAGCTGTCGCCGATCTTGGCGTCGCCCGTCGTCTCCTCCagcacgacgtcgtcggtgcCCGAGGGGCCCGTGACGTAGGCGCCCCAGCGCAGGCCGCGGCGctccatggcggcggcgacggcgttggcgaaCACGGCCTCGGACATGTCCCGGATGGCCCGGTGGATGTTGGCGTTCTTCATGGCCGAGAACTGGCCGTCCTGCGCGTCCACCCACTGCTCGCGCGCGCCGTACGGACCCGTCGGGCTGTACTCGTGGcagtcgacgccgacgtgcGGCGCGAAGCCCATGACGAGCCTCTTGATGTCGCGGGTCTGCTGCCGCGCGAGCTTGGTGTGGTCGCGGTTCGGGTCGAAGTTGGTCGCGAAGTACCGCTGGAAGTAGGCCACGCCGTCCGGGTTGTACCGCGGCAGCATCATGATGTCGACCTTGTCGAGGAGCGAGGCGGCCCACGTGGCGTTGGCGTCCAGCTTGCCCAGCAGCGCGAGAAGGGCCTGGTCGCCCGCCGGCTCGTTGCCGTGGACGCCGCCCTGCATCCAGATGCGCACCTTGCCGGGGgcgctggcgttggcgtGGGACGCGagcccgtcgacgacacGGTTCGAGTTCGAGAGGTAGACGTAGGGGATCGACCGGCCCTCTTCGGACTTGAAGTCGGGGTTGTGGTAGGTCATCCACTCGTTGCGCGCCGCGAGCGTGCGCAGGAAGTGGTCTGCGCGAGTCTCTTGTTAGCCACTAGGCCGGAGGAgtagggagagagagagagagagtcagcCGAAGGCTTCTGTATTCGACTCACCCAGAGTCGCCTCGTCCGTCGGGCCGCTGGTGCCATTGGCAAAGGTGCTGGGCACGCTCTCCGGGCTTGCGAACGCGGGCGAGAAcagctcgacgccctcaaCTTCAGGGAAATTGGCTGCGACGGCCTCGCTGTCCCGGATGACCTTGGGCTGGTTGTCCGCGTAGGTGAGCTGAGCCGTCGCGAGACCTGCGGGGAGCAGGCCCAGAGTTGCTACCTGCTGGAAACGCATTGTCGTGATCGTTGCGGACTTGGCTCCGGTTTCTCAATGGGCTCGTcaatgagagagagagcgcgagagagagagaggggggggggagggggagatgGTCGAGCAAGCACTTTACGCCGGACTTTCTATTGTAGTCTTGAACCTCCCCGGCATCTCTCGGCTTTCCGCCGAGAGCGATAGTGGTCGCCAAGGCCTCATTTCAAGCTGCCCCGGCGCCGGGAAACGTCATGACTTTCCCCTCCGTTGTGCGGTGACACCAGTGATCACGGCACTTCACCTAGAGCTATGCGGGAATAGGAATGCGTTTATCTGCAGTGTGGAGAAGGGGGCCCCTCCTTGTGTGGAGTTGGAAGAGTTGGGGAACGTCCCGGATCCTTGACATTTGTCTCTAGGAAACCTCCGGCCTGACCAGCGAAATCGCTCGCCAAGACGTGTTATCTCGCCAAGCTTCAAAAAGGTCCCTGGCCGCCGGGCACGAGAACATTTTACTCATTCGGCTTGCCGTTTGGATTTGCTAACAGCCAGTTGGTCGAGTCCTCTTACCAATGGCGGCTGAGGTGGAAGTGGAACATTGTCTTTAAACCATGATTGCCGCAACTGGAAGCGTTGTATCCATCCTTGACCATAATCAAAATGATCTGCTATGTACATTGTTCACCATTGCTTCGCCTCACAGAGAGCAGGTAATTGAAGCCCCACCTTTCAAAGTTGATGGAAATAGGGCATGTATCTTTATTTGTGGAACAGAATGCTACAGACTTCCTATGCTGAATAGAGCTATCTTTCATCGGGTCACGTGCCGTCTAGCACAGCACAGCTGGTTGTATGAGACGTTTCTCAGGTCTCCCCCGCCTCTTCAACGTGTGGCTTTTGGGCGTAGACCACATGACTGCCGGTTTAAATCAGCAACGTCTACAAGTCGTTCGGAAAAAAGCAAAGAACTTGCAGATCATACATGGGATGTAACCGGTTGCTCTTCAACTCCTGGCGGACACCTGCAAGCAGCGCCAGCACCTCCTCGGTTGTCCATCCCAGGACACCGCAGAACAGCCTCATCGAGCCCCCCTCCAACCCCTTGAGAATCTGTGCGAGGTTGAGAAGTCCAAGGTCTTTGTAATACTGCTCTTTGCGCCAAGGACCCAACGGCATCCTGAACTTCTGGTGGGCAATGTGGTCAAAGCCGCCGTGCTCTCTCACCCAGCCTTCAAGCAATGGGCCAGGGTTGGGCTCGCGCCCGATGCTTTGAAGAGCCTTGACGAACGGCCCTATCCATTCCATGGTAGACTTACCGTTCTTCTCCAGAGTCTCGTCGTCTGAGTAAAGCTGAATTCTCATGTCTTGGAGCTCAACCCAGCCTCCCGGGTTAAGATTACTGATGCCGTATTGTTAGAACCTTATCGTCAACGACAGTTGGGTTTGTGGAAGGCAATACACCGCCCTGAAAACGTACTTGAAGACTCGTTTCACAAGGGTTTCCCAATCGCCAATTGCCCCCACCATGTACCGGCAAAATATGAAGTCATACTTCTTGCCCTCGATCCAGGAGCTTTCCACGTCATCAATCTCGAACCTGACATTGGGAGGAACCCTGTTTGATGGCTAGTAAGCAAGACATCATCCGATTCCAGAAGTCAACACCTCACCATTCTGGCTGAGTGGGACTCAAATCGTTCCCAATCACCTAGTACGCAATAGCCTTTATTTTCTAAATCGAGTCGTTGGAAAATGCCAAAGTAAGCTTACCTCTGCGTGATGGAAAAAGTCgcccatctccatcgcccCTACAACAGCGTA from Colletotrichum higginsianum IMI 349063 chromosome 3, whole genome shotgun sequence includes the following:
- a CDS encoding Adenylosuccinate synthetase, with translation MSGHTVIANGVSYDFHLLPSGLLHQECISLIGSGAVVHVPTFFKEMADLEAKGLKNIRERLLVSDRCHIITDCHIQVDGLEEQELGGNSIGTTKRGIGPTYSTMAARNGITISEMFDEEVFARKLRQLAQGFKKRFGDLLVYDVEDEITRFKQYREDLRTFVVDAVPIIADAQKNGNKILVEGAQAVMLDLNFGTYPYVTSSNTGLGGVFTGLGLNPKKINNIVGVVKSYTTRVGGGGFPTELLNETGEKLQKIGHEIGVSTGRSRRCGWLDLVVIKYSTDLNHYTALNLTKLDILDSFPTIKVAVAYKNKHTGEQFASFPADLKALEDAEVVYEEFEGWNTPTTGAKTFYDLPKQARAYVEFIEKFVGVKVVWIGTGPKREDLIFRGY
- a CDS encoding Carboxypeptidase 2, translated to MRFQQVATLGLLPAGLATAQLTYADNQPKVIRDSEAVAANFPEVEGVELFSPAFASPESVPSTFANGTSGPTDEATLDHFLRTLAARNEWMTYHNPDFKSEEGRSIPYVYLSNSNRVVDGLASHANASAPGKVRIWMQGGVHGNEPAGDQALLALLGKLDANATFRMSLKQAAQSENGS
- a CDS encoding UMTA methyltransferase; its protein translation is MSEATDQQMSLAPATVVSSVSATPGSARPNTSSIIPELETDGEAQELVLEPDEGETFDDVRLIDDRISSYTASLTSSVVDYPVEYGRRYHAFRAGWFSLYRSERRARKRPAGHDTCPDRKGNWEQAFFLAPIETENVHRILDIGTGTGIWAMEMGDFFHHAEVIGNDLSPTQPEWVPPNVRFEIDDVESSWIEGKKYDFIFCRYMVGAIGDWETLVKRVFNNLNPGGWVELQDMRIQLYSDDETLEKNGKSTMEWIGPFVKALQSIGREPNPGPLLEGWVREHGGFDHIAHQKFRMPLGPWRKEQYYKDLGLLNLAQILKGLEGGSMRLFCGVLGWTTEEVLALLAGVRQELKSNRLHPMYDLQVLCFFPNDL